The Streptomyces sp. NBC_00335 DNA window CGAGGTCTACGGAGTCATCGGCCAGAGCGGCGCCGGAAAGTCCTCCCTGATCCGCTGCGTGAACCTGCTGGAGCGCCCCACCACCGGCACCGTGTCCGTCGACGGGGTCGACCTCACCGCCCTCGCCGGCCGAGGCCGCCGCGCCGGCAAGGAGCTCCGCGAGGCCCGCAGTCGCATCGGCATGGTCTTCCAGCACTTCAACCTGCTGTCCTCGCGCACCGTGCAGGGCAACGTCGAGCTGCCCCTGGAGATCCTCGGGATATCCGGCCGCGAGCGCTCCCGCAAGGCCGCCGAACTGCTCGACCTCGTCGGCCTCGCCGACAAGGCCAAGTCCTACCCCGGTCAGCTCTCCGGCGGCCAGAAGCAGCGCGTCGGCATCGCCCGCGCCCTGGCCGGCGACCCCAAGGTGCTGCTCTCCGACGAGGCCACCAGCGCTCTGGACCCCGAGACCACCCGCCAGATCCTCCAGCTGCTGCGCGACCTCAACCGCCAGCTGGGCCTGACCGTCCTGCTCATCACGCACGAGATGGACGTGGTCAAGTCCGTCTGCGACTCGGCCGCCCTCATGCGGCAGGGCCGGATCGTCGAGGCCGGCAAGGTCACCGAGCTGCTGGCCACCCCCGGCTCCGAACTCGCCCACGAACTGTTCCCGCTGACCGGTTCCGCGACCACCGCGGAGCACACGGTCATCGACGTCACCTTCCACGGCGAGACCGCGACCCAGCCGGTCATCTCCCAGCTGGCCCGGACCTACAACATCGACATATCGATCCTCGGCGCCGCGATGGACACCGTCGCCGGCCGCCAGATCGGCCGCATGCGCATCGAACTGCCCGGCCGCTACGAGGACAACGTCGTACCCGTCGGCTTCCTGCGCGAGCAGGGCCTGCAGGTGGACGTGGTGGAAGCGGACACGTACCCGGCCCCCTACACGGACGTGGACGTGGACGCAGACGCGGACGCGGGGACGGACGTCGACGGCGAACTGGCCGAGCTGGTCAAGGATGGTGCGAAGTGACCTGGTCCGAAATGCAGCCGCTGCTCACGCAGGGCACCTTCGACACCCTCTACATGGTGCTGTGGTCCGCCCTGGTGACCATCCTGGGCGGGCTGCCCATCGGCATCCTGCTCGTCCTGACCGACAAGGGCGGCCTGCTCCAGAACCGCGCGGTCAACAAGATCCTCGGCGTGATCGTGAACATGGGCCGCTCGCTGCCCTTCATCATCCTGCTGATCTTCCTGATCCCGGTCACCACGGCGATCGTCGGCACCTTCATCGGCCCCACCGCCATGATCGTCCCGCTTGCCATCGGTGCCATCCCCTTCTTCGCCCGGCTCGTCGAGACCGCCGTCCGCGAGGTGGACCACGGCCTGGTCGAAGCCGTCGAGTCCATGGGCGGCGGCATCCCGACCCTGGTCGGCAAGGTGCTCCTCCCGCAGGCGCTGCCCTCGCTGATCGCCGCCGTCACCACCACCGTGATCACCCTGATCGGCTACTCGGCCATGGCCGGCGCGGTCGGCGGCGAGGGCCTCGGCTCCAAGGCCATCACGTACGGCTTCCAGCGCTTCGAGACCGGCTTCATGATCGCCACCGTGGTGGTGCTGATCGTGCTCGTCACGGTGATCCAGCTCATCGGCGACGGCGTGGTACGCCTCCTCGCGCGGCGCGGTCGGACAGCCTGAACCGGCCCGAGCCGGACATCACAGACTTTTTCCCCAGAAAGCCCGCACTTGTCGTGCTTGGGCCGTCATCCATACAGCAAGACGCAAGAAAGGCACTCTTCGTGCGCAAGAACATCAAGCTCACCGCCCTCGCCGCCACCGTCTCGGCGCTCGCCCTCGGCCTCACCGCCTGCGGCAGCTCCTCGGACCCGTCCTCCACCAAGGCCGACGGCGGCAAGACCGACGAGAGCAAGCCCCTGGTCGTCGCGGCGTCCCCGTCCCCGCACGCCGACATCCTGAACTTCGTGAAGGACAAGCTGGCGGCCAAGGAAGGCCTCAAGCTGGAGGTCAAGGAGTTCACGGACTACGTCCTGCCGAACACCGCCACCCAGCAGGGCCAGGTCGACGCCAACTTCTTCCAGCACGTGCCGTACCTCGACGACTTCAACAAGAAGAACGGCACCGACATCGTGCCCGTCGTGAACGTGCACCTGGAGCCCCTGGGCCTCTACTCCAAGAAGTTCAAGGCACTCACGGACATCAAGGCCGGCCAGACCATCGCCGTCCCCAACGACCCCACCAACGAGGGCCGCGCGCTCCAGCTGCTCGCCGCGAACAACCTCATCACCCTCAAGGAGGGTGTCGGCACCGCCGCCAAGCTGTCCGACATCACCGACAAGAAGGGCCTGGAGTTCAAGGAGCTGGAGGCCGCCACGGTCCCGCGCGCCCTGAACGACGTGGACGCCGCCGTCATCAACGGCAACTACGCCATCGAGGCCAAGCTCGTCCCGGCCAAGGACGCGCTCGTCCTGGAGAAGGCCGAGGGCAACCCGTACGCCAACATCCTGGCGGTCAAGAACGGCAACCAGGACGACCCCCGGGTCCAGAAGCTCGCCAAGCTCCTGAACTCCGACGAGGTCAAGAAGTTCATCGACGAGAAGTACCAGGGCTCGGTCATCCCGGCCTTCGGCAAGCCGGCCGCCTGACCCCCGCGAGCGGCACCGGGACGGCCCGATCCGGCCGCCCCGCCCGGCCCCGTCCACCCCGCCGGTGTACGGGGCCGGGCGCTGCCCGCTTCCGGGCAGCCCGGCCCTGCACATCACCAGGCCAATGCTGCATGCTGTGGCCTACGACCCGCGGCCGCGGACCGTATACCCCGTGTATGCCGTCCCGCGCCACGGTCGCCTCGCATCACGGTCGCACCACGGTCTCAGGCTTGGAGCTGCGCATGACTACCACCTTCCCGGACGTCACCATCAGCACGGACCGGCTGGTGCTGCGCCCCTTCGAGGAAGAGGACGTCACCGCGCTCGCCGAGATGATGAACGACGAACAGGTCACCGCCTGGACCTCCGTCCCGCAGCCCTACACCTACGCCGACGCGGTCACCTGGGCCACGCGGACCGCCCACACGGAACGCACCGAGGGCCGCGGCATCGTCTTCGCCGTCACCGAGTTCCTCACCCAGCGGCTCGTCGGCATCGTCCACTTGCAGGACACCGACTGGCGCACCCGCACCACCGAGGTCGGCTACGTCACCGCCCCCTGGGCCCGCGGCGAGGGCTACGCCAGCGAGTCCGTCCGCGCCGTGGCCCGCTGGCTGTTCACCGACCAGGGCTTCGAACGCCTCGAACTGCGCACCGCCGCCGACAACACGGCCTCCCAGCAAGTGGCCCAGAAGACCGGTTGCATCAGTGAAGGCGTCCTGCGCAACGCCTGCATAGTGCGCACCCAGAACCCCGACGGCTCCTGGGCCGACACCCGCAGCGACCTCATCGTCTGGGGCCTGGTTCCCGAGGACGTGGACGAGGACGCCGAGGACTACGGGGACGGTTACGCCGACGGCTACTCCGTGGGCTACGCGGAGCCCCGCGACGACGTACGCGACGGCTACCGGATCCACCCCGCCCGCGCGAACGACGCGAACGGCTACGCCGTCTTCTCCGACCGGAACTGACCGAACCACCGGGTAGTCTCACCAAGCCCGCCCCCCTCGACGAAGCCTCGCCCTGCCCCCGGCCACCGCCGGGAAGGGCCCCCTCCCACATCAGGAGACTGACGACGATGGCCGACCGGGTCACGGTGATCGGCTGGGACGGCTCCCCCCTGACCGCGGCCGCCCGGTCCGCGCTCTCCGCCGCCACCCTGGTGGCCGGCGCCGCCCACCACCTCGCGCTCCCCGAAGTCCCGCCCACCGCCGAACGCGTGCGCCTGGGCAGCCTGTCCATCGCCGCCACGCGGATCGCGGGCCACCGCGGCACCGCCGTCGTCCTCGCCGACGGGGACCCCGGCTTCTTCGGCGTCGTACGGGCCCTGCGCGCCCCGGAACACGGCCTGGAGGTGGAGGTCGTACCGGCCGTCTCCGCCGTCGCCGCCGCCTTCGCCCGCGCCGGGATGCCCTGGGACGACGCCCAGGTCGTCGTCGCCCACCGCCGCACCCTGCGCCGGGCCGTCAACGTCTGCCGCGCCCACTCCAAGGTCGCCGTCATCACCTCGCCCGGCGCCGGCCCCGCCGAACTCGCCCTGCTGCTCGAAGGCGTCCACCGCACCTTCGTCATCTGCGAGGAACTCGGCACCGACAAGGAACAGGTCACCGTCCTCACCTCCGACAAGGCCGCCGACCACAGCTGGCGCGACCCCAACGTGGTCATCGTCATCGGCGGTACGGGACCGGCCTCGACCGCCGCCGAACCGGCCTGGCTGCTCGGCCGGAGCGCGGCCCCGGCCACGGGACGCGGCTGGGCCCGCCCGCAGATCGACGTGGGAGAGGGCGAGGCCACGCAACTGCGCGCGGCCCAGCTCGCCCGGCTCGGCCCGCGCACCGGGGACCTCGTCTGGGACATCGGCTCCGGCTCCGGAGCCCTCGCCGTGGACGCCGCCGCCCTCGGCGCCGCCGTCATCGCCGTCGATGCCGACCGGCACGCTTGCGAACGCACAACCGCCGCCGCCCGCGCCCGGGGTGTGCAGCTCCAGGTCGTCAACGGCCGCGCCCCGCACGTCCTGGAGACCCTGCCCGAGCCGGACGTCGTCCGCGTCGGCGGCGGCGGGGCCGCGGTCGTCGCCGCCGTCGCCGACCGGCGCCCCGAACGGATCGTCAGCCACGCCTCCACGCGCGACGAGGCGGAGGCCATCGGCCGGGTCCTGACCGAGGGCGGGTACGCCGTCGAGTGCGCCCTGCTCCAGTCCGTCGCCCTGGACACCCGTACCTGGACCGAACAACAGCGCACCGTGGCGTTCCTGCTGGCCGCCGAACGCCCCGTTAACCGCCCGGACCGTACCTAGCCACGAGCCCGGGGTAGGCTGGCCGATCGTCGCACCGCCCGGACGATTCGGGCATGCGGCTCCGGCTGGACGCGCGACGTGGCGCAGTCCACAGAGGACCGTGGCGGTTATGGCCGACACGGTGACGAACGGGCAGGACAATACTTACTGGTTGTCGTGCGGCCGTACGTGAGGCCTCGTGGGCGACCGGGCAGTCGAAGAGGCAACACCGATGGGCGAGGGGTACGCATGACTGACACCGGCCAGGTTCCGGGCGAGGGTCTCCCGGACAGCACGGGCATGGTGGATCAGCAGGGCGTCCCCGCCCCGGTTCCCATGTCTTCCCCGGCAACCGGGAACTACGCCTTCCAGGACCTCGTGGACAACCCGGCCGAGCCGGAGGACGAGGAACTGCTGCTGATGCCGAGCAGCCAGGGCGCGTGGAGCGACCCCCAGGTCGTCCCGCCGGTGCCCGCCTTCCCCGACTTCCCCGAGCCCTCCGCGTACGCGGACGCCCCGTACGCCGATTTCGGCGGGGCCCCCGAGTACCAGCAGCCCCACCCGGGCCGGCTCCCGGTCCCCGACGCGCCGCTCGGCTACGAGCCCGCCGGCTACCCGCAGCAGCCCTTCGACGGGCAGCAGTTCGCGGAGCAGTCGTCCTTCGCGGACGCCTCCTTCGCCGACGCCTCGTACGGCGCCGGTGTGCACGAGGCCGGCGGCCGGGATTCCGGCGCCCTGGACCTCGGCGGCCTCATGGCCCCGCAGCCCGTCTCCCAGCCCCAGTCCCCGGCGGCCCCCGTCGCGGCGGCCCCGGTGCGGCGGCCGCT harbors:
- a CDS encoding methionine ABC transporter ATP-binding protein produces the protein MITTSGLTKVYQSRGREVTALDGVDLHVRQGEVYGVIGQSGAGKSSLIRCVNLLERPTTGTVSVDGVDLTALAGRGRRAGKELREARSRIGMVFQHFNLLSSRTVQGNVELPLEILGISGRERSRKAAELLDLVGLADKAKSYPGQLSGGQKQRVGIARALAGDPKVLLSDEATSALDPETTRQILQLLRDLNRQLGLTVLLITHEMDVVKSVCDSAALMRQGRIVEAGKVTELLATPGSELAHELFPLTGSATTAEHTVIDVTFHGETATQPVISQLARTYNIDISILGAAMDTVAGRQIGRMRIELPGRYEDNVVPVGFLREQGLQVDVVEADTYPAPYTDVDVDADADAGTDVDGELAELVKDGAK
- a CDS encoding methionine ABC transporter permease, whose protein sequence is MTWSEMQPLLTQGTFDTLYMVLWSALVTILGGLPIGILLVLTDKGGLLQNRAVNKILGVIVNMGRSLPFIILLIFLIPVTTAIVGTFIGPTAMIVPLAIGAIPFFARLVETAVREVDHGLVEAVESMGGGIPTLVGKVLLPQALPSLIAAVTTTVITLIGYSAMAGAVGGEGLGSKAITYGFQRFETGFMIATVVVLIVLVTVIQLIGDGVVRLLARRGRTA
- a CDS encoding MetQ/NlpA family ABC transporter substrate-binding protein is translated as MRKNIKLTALAATVSALALGLTACGSSSDPSSTKADGGKTDESKPLVVAASPSPHADILNFVKDKLAAKEGLKLEVKEFTDYVLPNTATQQGQVDANFFQHVPYLDDFNKKNGTDIVPVVNVHLEPLGLYSKKFKALTDIKAGQTIAVPNDPTNEGRALQLLAANNLITLKEGVGTAAKLSDITDKKGLEFKELEAATVPRALNDVDAAVINGNYAIEAKLVPAKDALVLEKAEGNPYANILAVKNGNQDDPRVQKLAKLLNSDEVKKFIDEKYQGSVIPAFGKPAA
- a CDS encoding GNAT family N-acetyltransferase, translated to MTTTFPDVTISTDRLVLRPFEEEDVTALAEMMNDEQVTAWTSVPQPYTYADAVTWATRTAHTERTEGRGIVFAVTEFLTQRLVGIVHLQDTDWRTRTTEVGYVTAPWARGEGYASESVRAVARWLFTDQGFERLELRTAADNTASQQVAQKTGCISEGVLRNACIVRTQNPDGSWADTRSDLIVWGLVPEDVDEDAEDYGDGYADGYSVGYAEPRDDVRDGYRIHPARANDANGYAVFSDRN
- the cbiE gene encoding precorrin-6y C5,15-methyltransferase (decarboxylating) subunit CbiE gives rise to the protein MADRVTVIGWDGSPLTAAARSALSAATLVAGAAHHLALPEVPPTAERVRLGSLSIAATRIAGHRGTAVVLADGDPGFFGVVRALRAPEHGLEVEVVPAVSAVAAAFARAGMPWDDAQVVVAHRRTLRRAVNVCRAHSKVAVITSPGAGPAELALLLEGVHRTFVICEELGTDKEQVTVLTSDKAADHSWRDPNVVIVIGGTGPASTAAEPAWLLGRSAAPATGRGWARPQIDVGEGEATQLRAAQLARLGPRTGDLVWDIGSGSGALAVDAAALGAAVIAVDADRHACERTTAAARARGVQLQVVNGRAPHVLETLPEPDVVRVGGGGAAVVAAVADRRPERIVSHASTRDEAEAIGRVLTEGGYAVECALLQSVALDTRTWTEQQRTVAFLLAAERPVNRPDRT